In the genome of bacterium, the window GGGCACGGCAAGCCGCAGCGTGTTCCAGATGGACGTCCGCTCCCGTGGGTCGCCGAAGAACACGGCGTAGTTCGCGAACGCCCCGGCCTTGGCCAGGGCACCCTGCGGATGGAGCGACAGCATCAGACCGTATGCGAACGGATAGATAAAGAGCATCAGGACGACCAGCAGCGCGGGCAGGAGCGGCAGCAACACGGCCCCACCTCGGCGCGCGCGCGGCGCCGGGACCGCCGCACCTTCCCCCGTCCGGTGTCGCACCGCCCGCTGCATGTCGCTCACTCGGGGGGAAACACGAGCAACCGGTCCGGGTCCACGCGCAGAGCGACGGGCGCCCCCTGCGGCCAGCGCTCGGCCGCCCGCACGACGAAGAGGGCACTCGTGTCCGTTTCCACGCTGCACTCGAACGCGTCGCCGATGAACTCGGCGAACTCGACCCTCGCCGGCACGCCCCCCGCCGCATCACCAAGCGGCCGCAACACCACGTCCTCCGGCCGCACCGCTGCGACGGCCTCGGCGCCCGCGGCCAGATCCCCGCGCGCCGTGCCTTCGAGCCGCAGGCCGCCCAGCGCGACGACGTGGACGCGGCCGCCGCGCACCGCCTCGACCCGTACGGGAAAGAGATTGCGGTACCCGAAAAAGTTGGCCACAAAGGAGGACTGCGGATGGAGATACACGTCCTCCGGCGTCCCGACCTGCCGCAGCGTGCCGTCCTTCATCAGCGCGATGCGGTCGGACAGCGACAGCGCCTCCTCCTGGTCGTGTGTCACGTAGAAGGTGGTGAGCCCGAGGGTCTGATGCAGCCGGCGGATCTCGAGGCGCATCTCCAGCCTGAGCTTCGCATCCAGGTTGCTCAGGGGCTCGTCCATCAGCAAGAGACGGGGTTCGATGACCAGCGCGCGGGCCAACGCGACCCGCTGCTGCTGGCCGCCGCTCAGCTGCGCCGGATACCGGTCGCCCAGATCCTCGAGGTGGACGAGGGCAAGTGCCTGCGCGACGCGGCGGCTCAACGCGTCCGGCCGCACCCCCATCATCTCGAGCCCGAACGCCACGTTGCGCCCGACTGTCAGGTGCGGGAACAGCGCATAGCTCTGGAACACTACCCCGAACCCGCGCCGCTCCGGAGGCACGGGTGACAGGTCGTCCCCGTCGAGCAGGATCTGCCCCGCGTCGGGGTCGACCAGGCCCGCGAGGCAGTTCAGCGCGGTGCTTTTGCCGCAGCCGGAGGGCCCGAGCAGACTGATGAATTCGCCGCCGTGTACGTCGAGATCGAACGCCGAGAGCGCAACGACGTCGGCGAACCGCTTCGTCAGCCCGCGAATCTCCATGCGACCGATCTTCCGGCCAGGGGGCGCGGCCGGCGCCTCACCCCCCGGCCCGGACGGCCGCATCGCCGTCTGCGCGGTCACTTGAGTTTGTTCGCGCCGACCCGTTGGTCCCAAATCTGAAACGCCTGCACGAGCTTGTCGGGATCGAGCGGAATCTCGATCGGCTGGCTCCGAATCAAATCGTCAAACGACTTACGCCGGACCGGGGCGAGCGTGTCCTGACTGTCTTTCGGCGCCATCGCCAGCGTCACGCCCTTGACGGCCGGCCCGGGATAGAAGTATCCGGTGTCGTACACCTTGGCCTGCTGGTCCGGCCGCAGCGTCCACGCGATCAGATCGAGGACCAACCCGAGCATCTCCGGCGAGTTGCCCTTCGGCACGCAGATGTACTGCGTGTCCGCGACAAGGTGCTCGCCCGTGAACGTAAATGCCCCGAAGTTCTTGGGCACCACGCCGAGGGCTCGGACGTTGAGGTCCCACCCCATCGTCGAGACCGCGATCGTGCGCGCCCCCTGCCCTAGTTCTTGAAATGTCCCGGCCGTCCCGGTCGGGTAGTACTGGATGCTCTGGCCAAGCTGCTGGTAGTACGGCCACACCTTGGTCCAGGATTGGGGCTCGCGCGGCTGCGCTTCGCCGAGCAGGTACGGCAACCCCATCAAGAAGCTCCGGCCAGGGCCGGAGTTTGCAGGACGCGCGTAGATCAGCTGCTGCGGGTTGCTCTTCGCCCACTGCAGCAGGTCGTCGGGCGTCTTGGGCGGCGACGGCAACTTCGCGGGATTGTACGTGAACGTCGGTCCATAGTTGCCGAACACGTCGAGGATGCCGTACCCTTGGGCGAGCCCCTGCGCCTTGGGCTGCTGGTAGTTACCGATGAGGTTCGGGAACTTCTGCTGAAAGTCCGGCAGGATCCGCTGCCAAATGTCTTGGACGATGCCCGCGGACAACGCATCGGAACCCGTCAGCACCATGTGGATCTGCAGCTGGTTTGCCAACTGTTGCGCCTTGATCTTCGCCGGGAGTTCCGGCGCCGTGGCCTGCTGGTAATTGACCTGGCTAACGTACTGGCCGTGCGACTTGGCGTAGTCCTCGATGATCGCCTTCGTCAGCTGCAGCTGACCCGCGACATCGATGATCGTCAACGCGAGCGGGCGAGACGGCATCGGGGGCAGCGCGGCCGCCTGCGCGGCCTCGACCGCGCCAAGACCCCGCGACCACAGCCCCGCGCCGAGCGCGGTCGCCCCGGCCCCGATCAGAAACGCCCTGCGCTTGAACGCCTTGCCGTCGCTCTCCACATGGCACCTCCCACGCATGATCGACTGCGCCTCTCGCACTCTGGCTTTTCGTAGCACTTCACCCACCCCCCTACGGTGCGCTCGCGCGCGCCACCAGTTCGGGCCGGATAACGACCTCCGCACGCTCGCCGCGGTGCCCCGACCCCGCGATCCTGCCCAACAGCATCCGCACCGCGGACGCGCCGATCTCGTACTTGGAGACGCGCATCGTCGTCAACGACGGCGTCACCAGTCTTGCCAGCAAGATGTCGTCGCACCCCACGATCGCCACGTCGTCCGGGACACGAACCCCGAGGTCATGGCACGCCTGGAGCGCGCCGATCGCGACCAGGTCGTTGTAACACACGAGCCCGTCGATCCCCCGGTTCGCGGACAGGAGGCTCGTCGCCGCCTGGTAGCCGCCCTCGAGGTAGGGCGGACAGGATACGATCGACGACGGGTCGTGCAGCCCGCCAGCGTCACCTACGGCGTTACGGAAGCCGTGCACCCGCTCCCGGCCGCTGTGCGAGTTCTCGGGCCCGGCGAGCATCGCCAGCCTCCTCCGGTGGCCGGCGAGCAGGTGGCCCACGGCCTGCCGGCTGCCGCTCGCATCATCGACACGCACGGTCCCGGCCGTTTCGTTCGGGACCGTGCGGTTGACGAGCACGACGGCGTGCTGCCGCTTGAGCATCGGCACGAGTTGCTCGTCGGGAAGACGGGCGCTACACACCACCACACCGTCCACCCGTTTCTCCTCGAGCAGACGCAACACAGCGACCTCGCGCTCCGCCTGCTCGATCGTGTTGCAGAGGAACACGCTGTACCCGGCCGCGAGTGCGACGTCCTCCGCGCCCCGTGCGATCTCTGGAAAGAACGGGTTCGCGATGTCCGGCACGACCAGACCCAGACTCAGCGTCCGCCGAGTCACCAGGCTCCGGGCGACGGCGTTGGGGCGATACCCCAACCGCTGGATGACCTCTGACACGAGCCGGCGGGTTGTCGGGCTGATTTCACCTTTGTTGTTAAGCACACGAGACACCGTCTGGGTCGACACCCCAGCCTCGCGCGCGACGTCTGAGATCGTTATTGTTGACTTCATCATCACAAGTGACGGAATGTTAACGCTAACGTGAGCCTTCACGTTCATTCTACTACGAGTCGCCTGGTCCCTTCAATTGGGGGTGGGACGGCGTGAGGTGACGTTCGTCAGTCAGCCACGACGTACTCGAACAGCCACGCTCCCAGCAGCACGAAGATGATGTCGTATGCGGTCAGCAACTTGATGGGCCCGAGGAGCGCGTCGAACCCGGCGCCGGCAAGCGCCAACCCGACGCCGGCGAGCGACACGATGATCACCGGAAGCACAACGGGCAGCAACAGGATCGGGAGCAGCACCTCGCGGAGCCGGGTGGTCGCGGTCATGGCGCCCAACAGAGTGCCGACCGCCG includes:
- a CDS encoding ABC transporter ATP-binding protein translates to MEIRGLTKRFADVVALSAFDLDVHGGEFISLLGPSGCGKSTALNCLAGLVDPDAGQILLDGDDLSPVPPERRGFGVVFQSYALFPHLTVGRNVAFGLEMMGVRPDALSRRVAQALALVHLEDLGDRYPAQLSGGQQQRVALARALVIEPRLLLMDEPLSNLDAKLRLEMRLEIRRLHQTLGLTTFYVTHDQEEALSLSDRIALMKDGTLRQVGTPEDVYLHPQSSFVANFFGYRNLFPVRVEAVRGGRVHVVALGGLRLEGTARGDLAAGAEAVAAVRPEDVVLRPLGDAAGGVPARVEFAEFIGDAFECSVETDTSALFVVRAAERWPQGAPVALRVDPDRLLVFPPE
- a CDS encoding extracellular solute-binding protein — encoded protein: MESDGKAFKRRAFLIGAGATALGAGLWSRGLGAVEAAQAAALPPMPSRPLALTIIDVAGQLQLTKAIIEDYAKSHGQYVSQVNYQQATAPELPAKIKAQQLANQLQIHMVLTGSDALSAGIVQDIWQRILPDFQQKFPNLIGNYQQPKAQGLAQGYGILDVFGNYGPTFTYNPAKLPSPPKTPDDLLQWAKSNPQQLIYARPANSGPGRSFLMGLPYLLGEAQPREPQSWTKVWPYYQQLGQSIQYYPTGTAGTFQELGQGARTIAVSTMGWDLNVRALGVVPKNFGAFTFTGEHLVADTQYICVPKGNSPEMLGLVLDLIAWTLRPDQQAKVYDTGYFYPGPAVKGVTLAMAPKDSQDTLAPVRRKSFDDLIRSQPIEIPLDPDKLVQAFQIWDQRVGANKLK
- a CDS encoding LacI family DNA-binding transcriptional regulator, translating into MNVKAHVSVNIPSLVMMKSTITISDVAREAGVSTQTVSRVLNNKGEISPTTRRLVSEVIQRLGYRPNAVARSLVTRRTLSLGLVVPDIANPFFPEIARGAEDVALAAGYSVFLCNTIEQAEREVAVLRLLEEKRVDGVVVCSARLPDEQLVPMLKRQHAVVLVNRTVPNETAGTVRVDDASGSRQAVGHLLAGHRRRLAMLAGPENSHSGRERVHGFRNAVGDAGGLHDPSSIVSCPPYLEGGYQAATSLLSANRGIDGLVCYNDLVAIGALQACHDLGVRVPDDVAIVGCDDILLARLVTPSLTTMRVSKYEIGASAVRMLLGRIAGSGHRGERAEVVIRPELVARASAP